From a single Entelurus aequoreus isolate RoL-2023_Sb linkage group LG12, RoL_Eaeq_v1.1, whole genome shotgun sequence genomic region:
- the LOC133662170 gene encoding uncharacterized protein LOC133662170 isoform X1 encodes MTAASLPPEMESLHRLMTASMENIIAPLKRTMDEVKIIVEDQGKRIVDLEENATQLTERVTALEAICEQLLTQNESLNERMEDASNRSRRCNLRVTNVLPSPGERNDCVQFMQNFFATVLGDVFTEPPILDRAHRIGKENPGPNPRPRVMIVRFHYFQDKMRALRADRSLLQWKGQKIMLYPDYAPATVKLRATFTKTADEAQRFYDRRIARLPDMERNTTTKPARRGRATTQERGDTGREREEENGAGLGNEEDGTHGKNGPGGEDEAMGGISVEGEYNDEVNDGEEEDGGSGSESGDNMGALDENDGTE; translated from the exons ATGACCGCAGCCAGCCTACCCCCAGAAATGGAGAGCCTACACCGACTCATGACCGCATCAATGGAGAATATAATAGCTCCGCTGAAGAGGACCATGGATGAAGTGAAGATAATTGTGGAGGATCAAGGCAAAAGGATCGTCGACTTGGAAGAAAACGCAACGCAGCTAACTGAACGAGTCACCGCTCTTGAGGCTATATGTGAGCAGCTCTTGACCCAGAACGAGTCACTGAACGAACGCATGGAAGACGCCTCTAACAGGTCTAGACGCTGCAACCTGCGCGTCACGAACGTACTACCGAGTCCTGGGGAAAGGAACGACTGTGTTCAATTCATGCAAAACTTTTTTGCCACAGTACTTGGGGACGTGTTCACCGAGCCACCCATACTAGACAGAGCGCACAGGATCGGTAAGGAAAATCCGGGGCCCAACCCGAGGCCTAGAGTGATGATTGTCCGCTTCCATTACTTTCAGGACAAGATGCGTGCACTACGGGCAGACAGGAGCCTGCTACAATGGAAGGGACAGAAAATTATGCTCTATCCAGATTATGCGCCAGCTACTGTGAAACTTCGTGCCACATTCACCAAG ACCGCTGATGAAGCACAACGATTCTATGACCGGCGTATAGCCAGACTCCCGGACATGGAGAGAAACACAACTACCAAACCAGCGAGAAGAGGGCGCGCCACCACCCAGGAGAGAGGCGACACCGGCCGGGAGAGAGAGGAGGAGAACGGCGCTGGACTAGGCAACGAAGAGGATGGAACGCACGGGAAGAACGGTCCGGGAGGAGAGGACGAGGCGATGGGAGGCATCAGCGTGGAAGGAGAATATAACGACGAGGTGAACGACGGCGAAGAAGAAGACGGCGGCAGCGGCAGCGAGTCCGGAGACAACATGGGGGCTCTGGACGAGAATGACGGTACTGAGTAG
- the LOC133662170 gene encoding uncharacterized protein LOC133662170 isoform X2, whose amino-acid sequence MTAASLPPEMESLHRLMTASMENIIAPLKRTMDEVKIIVEDQGKRIVDLEENATQLTERVTALEAICEQLLTQNESLNERMEDASNRSRRCNLRVTNVLPSPGERNDCVQFMQNFFATVLGDVFTEPPILDRAHRIGQDACTTGRQEPATMEGTENYALSRLCASYCETSCHIHQARLPDMERNTTTKPARRGRATTQERGDTGREREEENGAGLGNEEDGTHGKNGPGGEDEAMGGISVEGEYNDEVNDGEEEDGGSGSESGDNMGALDENDGTE is encoded by the exons ATGACCGCAGCCAGCCTACCCCCAGAAATGGAGAGCCTACACCGACTCATGACCGCATCAATGGAGAATATAATAGCTCCGCTGAAGAGGACCATGGATGAAGTGAAGATAATTGTGGAGGATCAAGGCAAAAGGATCGTCGACTTGGAAGAAAACGCAACGCAGCTAACTGAACGAGTCACCGCTCTTGAGGCTATATGTGAGCAGCTCTTGACCCAGAACGAGTCACTGAACGAACGCATGGAAGACGCCTCTAACAGGTCTAGACGCTGCAACCTGCGCGTCACGAACGTACTACCGAGTCCTGGGGAAAGGAACGACTGTGTTCAATTCATGCAAAACTTTTTTGCCACAGTACTTGGGGACGTGTTCACCGAGCCACCCATACTAGACAGAGCGCACAGGATCG GACAAGATGCGTGCACTACGGGCAGACAGGAGCCTGCTACAATGGAAGGGACAGAAAATTATGCTCTATCCAGATTATGCGCCAGCTACTGTGAAACTTCGTGCCACATTCACCAAG CCAGACTCCCGGACATGGAGAGAAACACAACTACCAAACCAGCGAGAAGAGGGCGCGCCACCACCCAGGAGAGAGGCGACACCGGCCGGGAGAGAGAGGAGGAGAACGGCGCTGGACTAGGCAACGAAGAGGATGGAACGCACGGGAAGAACGGTCCGGGAGGAGAGGACGAGGCGATGGGAGGCATCAGCGTGGAAGGAGAATATAACGACGAGGTGAACGACGGCGAAGAAGAAGACGGCGGCAGCGGCAGCGAGTCCGGAGACAACATGGGGGCTCTGGACGAGAATGACGGTACTGAGTAG